One Prevotella melaninogenica DNA window includes the following coding sequences:
- the hcp gene encoding hydroxylamine reductase — MAENKMFCFQCQETAKGTGCTIQGVCGKKAETSRWQDLLLGVVRGVATISDSLRNAGIKTNQEVGDYIVDALFATITNANFDDQAILNKVDNGVRIKRELLALAKENNVTLPNYQEVNWGGEKADYEAEGDRESVLRTENEDLRSLKELTVLGLKGMAAYYEHASRLNERNEEIIAFMEKALATISNPAADMDTLLSTVMETGKFGVDAMALLDKANTQAYGNPELTKVNIGTGSRPGILISGHDLKDIEQLLEQTEGTGVDVYTHGEMLPAHYYPQLKKYKHLVGNYGNAWWKQKEEFETFNGPIVFTTNCIVPPSPKASYKDRVFTTNATGFPGWKHILADENGHKDFSEVIEIAKTCKAPTAIEQGEIIGGFAHAQVFALADQVVDAVKSGAIRKFVVMSGCDGRMKSRDYYTEFAAQLPKDTVILTSGCAKFKYNKLNLGDINGIPRVLDAGQCNDSYSWAVVALKLKEIFGANDINDLPIEFNIAWYEQKAVIVLLALLYLGIKNIHIGPTLPAFVSPNVLKVLVENFGLGGITSVEEDLKNMVG, encoded by the coding sequence ATGGCAGAGAACAAAATGTTCTGTTTCCAATGTCAGGAAACAGCAAAGGGTACAGGATGTACCATTCAAGGTGTTTGCGGTAAAAAAGCTGAGACAAGCCGTTGGCAAGATTTGTTACTTGGTGTTGTAAGAGGTGTAGCTACGATTTCAGACTCACTTCGAAATGCAGGTATTAAAACGAACCAGGAGGTTGGTGATTATATTGTAGATGCACTTTTTGCAACTATCACCAATGCAAACTTTGATGATCAGGCTATATTAAATAAGGTGGACAACGGTGTACGTATCAAACGTGAGTTGCTCGCACTTGCAAAAGAGAACAATGTAACATTGCCTAACTACCAGGAAGTAAACTGGGGTGGTGAGAAAGCAGACTATGAAGCTGAGGGGGATCGTGAGAGCGTTCTCCGTACAGAGAATGAAGACCTCCGTTCATTGAAGGAGTTGACAGTACTCGGTTTGAAGGGTATGGCAGCTTACTATGAGCACGCATCACGTCTCAATGAGCGTAATGAAGAGATTATTGCATTCATGGAAAAGGCACTTGCTACCATTTCTAACCCAGCAGCAGACATGGACACATTGCTGTCTACTGTTATGGAAACAGGTAAGTTCGGTGTTGATGCAATGGCATTACTTGACAAGGCTAACACACAGGCATACGGTAATCCAGAACTTACAAAGGTAAATATTGGTACAGGTAGCCGTCCAGGTATTCTTATCTCTGGTCATGACTTGAAGGATATCGAGCAGCTTTTGGAGCAAACAGAGGGAACAGGCGTAGATGTTTACACCCACGGAGAGATGCTCCCAGCTCATTATTATCCACAGTTGAAGAAGTACAAGCACCTCGTTGGAAACTATGGTAATGCATGGTGGAAGCAGAAGGAAGAGTTTGAAACATTCAATGGTCCTATCGTCTTCACAACCAACTGTATTGTTCCTCCTTCACCAAAAGCAAGCTATAAGGACCGCGTATTCACAACAAACGCAACAGGTTTCCCAGGTTGGAAGCATATCCTTGCTGATGAGAACGGTCACAAGGACTTCTCTGAGGTAATCGAAATTGCTAAGACTTGTAAGGCTCCAACAGCTATCGAACAGGGTGAGATTATCGGTGGATTTGCTCATGCACAGGTATTTGCTTTGGCTGATCAGGTTGTTGATGCTGTTAAGAGTGGTGCAATCCGCAAGTTTGTCGTAATGAGTGGATGTGATGGTCGTATGAAGAGCCGTGACTACTATACAGAGTTTGCTGCTCAGTTACCAAAGGATACTGTCATCTTAACCAGTGGTTGTGCTAAGTTCAAATATAACAAGTTGAACCTTGGCGATATCAATGGAATCCCACGTGTATTGGATGCAGGACAGTGTAATGACTCTTATTCATGGGCAGTTGTTGCCTTGAAGCTGAAAGAGATTTTTGGTGCAAACGACATCAATGATCTTCCAATCGAGTTCAATATTGCATGGTATGAGCAGAAAGCAGTTATCGTTCTGCTTGCCCTACTCTACCTCGGCATTAAGAATATTCATATTGGTCCTACATTGCCAGCCTTCGTTTCTCCAAACGTTCTGAAAGTGTTGGTTGAGAACTTCGGCCTTGGTGGTATCACATCTGTTGAAGAAGACCTCAAGAACATGGTAGGATAA
- a CDS encoding GDP-L-fucose synthase family protein, which produces MNKNSKIYIAGHNGLVGSAIWNNLLQRGYTNLVGRSHKELDLTDQQAVKRFFDEEKPDAVVLAAAFVGGIMANYLYRADFIMQNMKMQCNVIEQSYLHKVEKLLFLGSTCIYPKNAPQPMREDYLLTSPLEYSNEEYAIAKIAGLKMCESYNLQYGTNYIAVMPTNLYGPNDNFHLENSHVMPAMMRKIYLAKLIHENNWDAIRNDMDKRPINPTDKLRAEIGEGNVDGKNTEERILKALAFYGIENNKVTLWGDGSPLREFLWSEDMADASVHVLLNVDFKDIIGIEKYSSVFYGAKIDGAVDRNNSEGRGGAIPSLGEIRNCHINVGTGKELTIKELAELVKKTVHFEGDIIWDAEKPNGTPRKLIDVEKLHRLGWTHKVEIEDGVEKLYEWYQESLK; this is translated from the coding sequence ATGAACAAAAATAGTAAAATATACATTGCTGGACACAATGGATTAGTTGGCTCAGCAATATGGAATAACCTTCTTCAACGAGGATATACAAATCTCGTTGGACGAAGCCATAAAGAATTAGATCTGACAGATCAGCAGGCTGTGAAGCGTTTCTTTGATGAAGAGAAACCTGATGCCGTTGTCCTTGCTGCTGCTTTCGTTGGAGGTATTATGGCAAACTATCTCTATCGTGCAGACTTCATCATGCAGAATATGAAGATGCAATGCAATGTTATTGAGCAGAGCTACCTTCATAAGGTAGAGAAACTTCTCTTCCTTGGAAGTACATGTATCTATCCAAAGAACGCACCACAGCCAATGCGCGAGGATTACTTGCTAACTTCTCCATTGGAGTATAGTAACGAGGAGTATGCTATTGCAAAGATAGCAGGTCTTAAGATGTGTGAAAGCTATAACCTCCAGTATGGTACTAATTACATAGCTGTCATGCCAACAAACCTCTATGGTCCTAATGATAACTTCCATTTGGAGAACTCTCATGTGATGCCAGCTATGATGCGCAAGATTTATCTTGCGAAACTTATTCACGAAAACAACTGGGATGCCATACGTAATGATATGGATAAGCGTCCTATCAACCCAACTGATAAACTGCGTGCGGAGATTGGTGAAGGTAATGTTGATGGCAAGAATACAGAGGAGCGCATCTTGAAAGCACTCGCTTTCTATGGTATTGAGAATAATAAGGTGACCCTATGGGGTGACGGAAGTCCATTGCGCGAATTCCTTTGGAGTGAGGATATGGCTGATGCCAGCGTCCACGTTTTATTAAATGTAGACTTCAAAGATATCATTGGCATAGAGAAATATTCAAGTGTTTTCTACGGCGCAAAGATTGATGGAGCAGTTGACCGCAATAACTCTGAGGGTCGTGGTGGTGCTATCCCTTCTTTAGGAGAGATTCGTAACTGTCATATCAATGTTGGTACAGGTAAGGAACTTACTATCAAAGAACTTGCAGAACTTGTCAAGAAGACCGTTCACTTTGAAGGAGATATCATCTGGGATGCCGAGAAACCAAATGGTACACCACGTAAACTCATTGATGTTGAGAAGTTGCACAGACTTGGTTGGACGCACAAAGTGGAAATTGAAGATGGTGTTGAGAAACTCTACGAGTGGTATCAAGAAAGCTTAAAGTAA
- the gmd gene encoding GDP-mannose 4,6-dehydratase: MEKKALITGITGQDGSYLAELLLEKGYDVHGTIRRSSVDFRERIAHLEGRPHFHLHYADLGDSMSILGVISKVRPDEIYNLAAQSHVQVSFDSPEFTADVDAVGVLRILESVRQLGMTETCRIYQASTSELYGKVEEVPQNENTPFHPYSPYAVAKQYGFWITKEYREAYNMYCCSGILFNHESERRGETFVTRKITLAAARIKQGKQEKLYLGNLGSLRDWGYAKDYVECMWLILQQEKPEDFVIATGVQHSVRDFCYYAFKRVGIELEFQGEDMDEKGIDKATGKVLIEVSPDFYRPTDVVNLWGDPTKAKAKLGWNPNSTSFEELVNIMVDSDMAKVASEGAAEKVRTNLEEYLEKGIVK; the protein is encoded by the coding sequence ATGGAGAAAAAAGCACTTATTACGGGTATTACAGGCCAGGATGGTTCCTATTTGGCAGAGTTATTACTCGAAAAAGGTTATGATGTACATGGTACTATTCGTCGTTCATCAGTAGATTTCCGTGAGCGTATTGCTCATTTAGAAGGTCGTCCACACTTCCACTTGCATTATGCAGACCTTGGCGACTCTATGAGTATCCTTGGCGTAATCAGTAAAGTGCGTCCTGATGAGATTTATAACCTTGCAGCACAGAGTCACGTACAGGTAAGTTTCGATTCTCCTGAATTTACTGCTGACGTTGATGCTGTTGGTGTATTACGTATCTTAGAATCAGTTCGCCAGTTGGGTATGACAGAAACTTGTCGTATCTATCAGGCTTCTACTTCTGAGTTGTATGGTAAGGTTGAGGAAGTTCCACAAAACGAAAACACCCCATTCCATCCTTACAGCCCATACGCTGTAGCTAAGCAGTATGGCTTCTGGATTACAAAGGAGTATCGTGAGGCTTACAACATGTATTGTTGCTCTGGTATCCTCTTCAACCACGAGAGTGAGCGTCGTGGTGAGACTTTCGTTACTCGCAAGATTACACTTGCTGCTGCACGTATCAAGCAGGGCAAGCAGGAAAAACTCTATTTGGGTAATCTTGGCTCTCTTCGTGACTGGGGCTATGCTAAGGATTACGTTGAGTGTATGTGGTTGATTCTCCAGCAGGAGAAGCCAGAGGACTTCGTTATTGCTACTGGTGTACAGCATAGCGTACGTGATTTCTGCTATTATGCATTTAAGCGTGTTGGTATTGAACTCGAATTCCAAGGTGAGGACATGGACGAGAAGGGTATTGATAAGGCTACAGGAAAGGTACTTATTGAGGTTAGTCCAGACTTCTATCGTCCTACTGACGTTGTCAATCTCTGGGGAGACCCAACAAAGGCAAAGGCGAAACTCGGTTGGAATCCTAACAGTACAAGTTTTGAAGAGCTTGTCAACATTATGGTAGATAGCGACATGGCTAAGGTTGCTTCTGAGGGTGCAGCTGAGAAGGTTAGAACAAACCTTGAAGAGTATTTGGAGAAGGGTATCGTTAAGTAA